ggaactccagatcaacacggttcgagcgggattttgcctttcccttcatttttcctcctttaccatgtccagacagggctgcttgggttggtttgttgatgtgttgtgatgcgaactgatgtggtgtacggtttgaatgagaatgatcgttacggaaggaaggaaggtcttgaattatagagactttaaacttttgcagttcattcgtctctagccttgagaaaggccctttgaaaactctactctattctactccagcgctaccacctccgccctcttgccttgagaaaggcactcgatccctcgccgtccagcttgtccagcaacgatgttgtccagtcggtgtccacacaaagaatgatcgttacggcagctgagcggggatttttaagctgactggctggctcgagaattacgcatgtgtggcttctttttcctttccaatcgtgcttcattctatttcgctgctgctctggttgcccgttttggtcggtacgatttgaggagcacaaaatggaccaatcaaaaatgggcacatagtgcattttgacaacgcttgatatttcacaattattcaattatttatttaagaaaaatgaaatgttattcgttatgatagatgcgtagatatatttcctatcaattgatgcaaaaacctttgcgatctattgagaaatgctcgagttataagcgttccaaatcttgcattttttcctacttgttcagtgcctagatttccatttcaccccttatatcttccggttagacgtagtcctacgtcaaaaaaacacgaATGTTGTAATAACATGTACTAATGAACGGAAAACTCACTTGTAACAATCTTTCGTTCGATAAAACAAAGTGATCCGCAAAAAAACCGCTCTCCGGTGCTGAGCATGCTTAACTCAGctatattaaaattatttagatAATCCGACAAATATTCCGGCCATTTAATCATGTTATCCACACCCCACATGTACTCTGCAGATAAAAATGTATCAGCAGTTCGCCATGTCAAATTTACTGTGGAAACTTGATCGCTCACCGTTTATGTGAGTTTTAtttagaatacatatttgagcGGAGAAGTTCGctgatatggaaaaatattcgaaataacCATTTCATGGATAAATATGGAGTACTCAAAATGGGCGAAAAGTTTAAACATTCTCAAAACTGCAGAacagatttcatttatttttgaaaacagatctgaatgtgcttttaaaaaacttttgtttaacgtgtccacgtggacattatctgacCGTGGgcaaacgtggacattttcgtagaTTGCCGATAAGATGCAGGGGCCAGGCTTTGGAAACAACGAGGCTGTTATATGATGAGGAAAGTAGAGTAGTTTATGAGGGCAGAATGGAAATTGCGCATGATGGATAAGCTGTGGATCCCCCGACATTGAATGAGGTGAAGAAAGCTTGTTGAGAGTTAAcaaaccacaaagcagctgggaAGCACGGCATTTCAAAGCCGAGCCGGACGGCTGTATAGTGATATTCATTGTACCTATCTGAGGGTATGAACCGAGAAAGAATTGCCTTCGGACTGGTTGGAGGGACTCATATGCCCTACCTACAAGAAGGAACACCACCACTGTACCAATTACCGAAGCATAACACTTCTCAATACTGCATACAAGATTCTCTCTCGCATTCTCTTCTACTCAGCAATCTTTGAAGGTAGGTGTCCCATTCCTAAATGATCTAAGCTTTATATAGGGGGAACCAGCTGCACTGAAATAAGAATCTGCGATAATTATCTAGCCCAACCCTGCAGATGAATTTGGTTTCGTGAGAGGGAAGTTCGGCGTAAAAAAATCCTGTTCCAGTTCAAATAATTAAATTCATTGTTTTATTGGTTTTGTGTACCACTGTCGCAATTCACTTTTATGTATAAGAATATCATGAGCGCATTATCCTCTTGCTTGCTTATATTTATCAACATATCTACAAACGAATCGTGAGTTTTCGTAAAACAGAAGCTTAAGTTGTTTTAATAAATGCCTTTATAATAAGAATAGCCGAAACATATATATATTCAAAAGAATCTATAAACATTTTCATATGGTACTAAATAAATTACAAAAACTTTATTCATTGTTATTTTTAACGTACCTCACGTCGTATAAAACATGCAGACTACCAAGTAGTTCGTTTCTTTGTTTCATTTCCATGAACATAATCAACCGATCGTGTAATGGAAAATTATCTCTACAAATCGTACGCTGTAATTAAGCTATTAGTTTgacagaaaaaattgaaataatagcTGACTTGAGATTAATTCATACCATATTAACTAAATTTGTGTAATGAGATACAATCTAGATTCACACAATTTGCGGAAATCGAGAGCTTATCGATAACTATTATCGCTATTCATTGTTAACACAAATGATACTTGAATGATTTACAACATAGTTGGAAAGAAATAATGTTTCTAAAAATATTTAACTGAAGCTCGTTGGGAAAAATTAGGCTACGCACTGTTGCCAACATGATGTCCTATATTTACCGAATACCGATGGTGATTCCAAGCATTTGGGATTCCATATTACACTACTTTATGAGACAAATATCATCTCCCACTCGAAAGGGGTTGTTATTGCATAAATGCCTACCGTCTATTGTGTTATTCGCTAAGCTTACTGAATAAATTGGCCAAATAAGAACTACTTTATGCAACACATTGTATAACTTTTCGCTTTCAAACGTTAACAATCAtcagtttcttttttttttttttttttggggaagGATGGAGGGAACTATCACTATACAGCTGTTGTTAACACTATTGGAACACGCTTTTTGCTTGGTTTGATGCGTATCTCGTGTCGCAATCGAAACTCAAAATACATATAGGATAGATAGGGGAAATATGACCAGGCGGGGCGAAATGGGCCACCTTTTGTTTGGGCTTGTTATGGAACCAATAACATCTATTTCCCAACAATTGTGTTAGAAATACTCTTATTATGTGTCTCCGTGAAAACtatattcaaattcaattgttttataAAGATATTGAGAGAAATTTCACACTGACTGATTATCACGAAAACCATATAAAAAAGCAGTCAACCAAATAAGCTCTGTACGCTTCATACTGAAATTAATGACTCTGTTCTTTATATCAAATCGTACTGGtattatttctgaacatttcGACTCATTTATTGCGCTGCTTTGCCGTTTCATGTGGAAGAGCAATTCAGTTTTATTGAGCGTGAATGTACGGGGCGCAATGGGCATAACTGCTTGGGGCAGTATGACCaggtatttttttcaacataacctgtaaatacagttgtcaaaatttgtaaacataGTTGGAAATAGTTAGATGTGGAATCATGGTGCACAATTAACCAGAACATCCGATCGTAAAAAGTGGTCACAGATTAGCTTGAACGCGGCCATCTAAGCAGTGAATAGTGATACCTCAGTGCGACATGCAGCCTTAGTGCATTGTGTCCCACGAGAAACACTTAAACGTTTTTTGCGTTGTGCAGATCCTTTGCAGTTCCAGTTGCTCGGATTATTTAGTAATGTTTTTAAGATGGAGCAAGAGAACGAGCTTGTAGATTATATTATCTCTATGGAACAACGGTTCTACGGTATTACGACAAAAGAAATTCGGAAGCTGGCGAGTGATTTGGCCGAAAGAAATGGTATTTATCACCCTTTCAATAGCCAAAACCAGTTAGCCGGTTATTTCTTTTAATTGCTGGTAAATTCAGCTGAACGCTTGGTGCTGAGCACGGAATAACTATTATAGAGTCTTCCACAGGACACCCTATGagactgaccaaacgtaccgtatTTAACGCGACAGTACCGTTTCTTCGACCATTTTTTTATTGTCCCGTATTTTTTTGCAttctgtaccgtattttgatcAGGAGGCTGAGTTCATACATTCTGTTAAATAtttaccgggaatttgtaattttaaatcctcccgctgaacattttccattttttttctatgttttaagTTGGTATTACTGTCGGTTGTCTTAATGCCAATTATGAGCGCAATCTGTCATTTGGTTTGTTCACAGCGTCATTAggaacaagttaacttttttttgcttaacgatttcttttcaaaaattcaatcggGTGATCCCACGTTAATCCAACGCATCGAATCCGAAAAACCACGTCGAAGTGAAGAGAATCGTATCAAAAGAGAAGATAATGCTGAATGTTTTCTTCGATATTCGTGGTGTTGCCCGTCCGGAATTCCTTCAGAAGGACCAAAAGGTCAATTTGCGGTTATGgggcatttgaaagagaaaaCTCGTCACAAACGGCCAGATTTGTGGAAGAATAAAACTTGGATTTTGCACCAGCTCATCGATCAATCATTATGaacgaattttgaaaatgacacGAATGTGATTCAATAAGCACCTTACTCTCCAGATATGGCCCCGTGTGACTTTCCCTATTTCCGATattcaaattaccgcttcgtgggacccgtttCAACAGCATTGAAAACATAAAGGGtaggcaattcctgaatacagctataaaaagtgtttcgatgactggattgttcgttggaaaaattGTAATGTTTCAGAAGGTccctattttgaaggcgataatataaatttagatgataaatgaaGCATTTGCTTTAAAAACACAAGTCCCGGTATATATTTCGCAGAATGTGAAACTGTGGAAATGTTTTACGATACTGCGTTGGAGTACATTGAAAATTGGAAGGGTGGTCTAGGAGGAAAACAACAGAGTTCATTGATTGTATCAAATTCTATTCCTGAATGGAGAGAGATCCAAAGTAGCATCAGTAAAAACTTCCTGTTCAGATAGATGAAAACATTTTGTTTGATGAGTGGACAATTATTAGAAGAATTATAATTTCCTTTGTAATAGGGAACAAAGCCGTTCCATCTAAGAATGATTGTTTGTTTGGTTTTATTCATTCAAtaacattttccaaaaaatattagaatttttttttttgactaacGTGTCCTGTTTTTACTCTTGAACAATTTGGTCAGACCAGTAGCGTAGTGTAGACGGGGCGGATGGGACGATCAGCATTAATCATCAAAACATTAATGGGTTTGTAGACAATTCTTTGGGTTCATGACGACCACATGATTTTGCAAAGAATCTACAATGTGTGACATTTTTAGAACTGCTTAATCTGGTTTTCACAGTTTAACTAATTGCTGCCTGATGTTTCTGAGCCATACAGGTGTGTTGCTAAAAAAACTCGCAAACTCGATGGAGTGCTCATTATAATGCTACATAAATGCTCAATTTATGAGCTGATCACAGCCACTGAAGTATTGTACCACTCAAATACTGGACCAAGTTCACAGTCCCTTCTACCAGCactgatatattttttcactgttgaaaggaacagtcttgTCGAAACGGCCATTAAGAAGGTTCTATTAAAATCCAACCTTTAACAAATTTTCTACTAAAAGGAGAATTAATCATAAGCTGAGCAAACCAGGCGAAAGACCTTCCGGACCCGATCCAACGATGGAAAAGGGAATATTAGAGTGACCAAGTCTCCGTAGTCATTTGAAGGCCGCTGGAATTAATTCTAATGAAGTCATCATTGAGATTGCATTGGATGTGTTACAATTCATCATGAAGTGGGACTTCCAGAATCGGTTCCGAATGTGAATTTGTAGCTGTTTCTGTGTCATCTTGTGGAGAGGCTTACCAGAGTTGAATTAATTTACAGTCAACGATGGGTTAGACATGTTCAATACGTTGAGCCCCGTACCGTTATTACTGGCCATTTCATTGAGCCCGCAACAAGAGAGCGAATACGCTTGTACAATATCAATGTCGGTCTCAGCTACCAACGATATTTATTCCATGAGATTTATTTGAGTCACATTTCGACATCCACAAATAAAccgcattttattatttttcttattttgtgtAACTGTCAGTTCCAGTGACCAACGTTTCTTGTTTAGAtaagtttgatttttcattcaaaaacaaaaactaatTATTGTGGAGGGGTGACAACCTAGTAACCCGCCATTGCAGTCCGATCACTTTGATAacattgttattttttgtacatgTTGAATGCAATCCGATGAAATACACGTGAATCAACtaacatggtcatattgccccgcATGGTGGCCCATTTTTCCCCGTAGTGCTTACGATCGACGGAAATGGAACACATTTTTGAAGCAAATTTtccacataatttttttttaaagcatattcGTACAGTGTACATCGATCAATAAGGTTTCAAATCGTGAGATTTTAACATTTAGACTAATTTATAAATCTTCCTACATGATTTAGGACGTTTCGTTCTTAGGGGAACCATATTGCTCCTATCTACCCTATATAAGATTCTCGCGTAACCGTAACCGGAGCGTGTGTGTGCTTTCAAAAACCATCTACTCACACGAATACTTCATCTCACAATCGTTGTCGATCGCCTAGATCGGAGGCGTCGTTCTCGTCATTGCTGCTGCTACCATTACCATCATCCTCTAGAACTCCCTGGTTGTTGTTACATTCCACATCCCGCAGCCCACTTGATCCCGCACCAGCAGAATTGCTACTGCTGCCGCCACTGGCCACTTGCAGGCCGGGCGAACCCTGACTATGGCTGTGTCGTCCGTCCGGATACAGCAAACCCGATTCGCTGCCGCTGAGATTCTGAATGATGGAGCTTATGTTGGTGCCCAAACTTTGTCGCTTTATTGGGGTTATATTCAGGTTCTTGGGGGACTTCGGCTTGAGCTGTTGTgaggtttgttgttgttgttgttgttgttgctgctggaaGCTGACGTGATCACGTGACTGAGGTGGAGGTGGCAGCTTACTCGGCAGATAGGCAAACTGGGCAGACATGTCCTGCTGGGTCATGTAGGACAAAGTTAGCGGAGTTGATTCATTGTACTTACTGGTATCCTTGATTACCTCGTACTGGGAGTCAGGTGCCAGAAAGATGTCTTGCAAATTTTTCGTCGAGCGACGGTGGGCTTCCTGGCTTTGTTCGTTTGACGAGTATGGATAGGACGCAATGAAGTTTGAGCTGTTGGGCTCTGACAAGAAATCGACCGGAACGTTGGGATGACCACCAccagtgctgctgctgccgttGGATTGATTTGGCACGTTGAAGTTATTGTTAAATTCCTGCTGCGGATACGTCACCGATGGAAAATTTGTACTTGGGGTGGCAGGAGACAAATCGGTGTAATCGGTTTTCTCGCCTGACTCCACAGAACACATGCTCTGCCGCGAGATGTCTTTATGGATCAAGGAGGGACGGGGCATAACCATAGGCTTCTCGTAAGCCTCCGGAATAATCTGCGGGAAGGGTAACCGGCTGCGGACGGATGGCTCTCGTTTGCCAAATCTCTGTGCGATATACTCATCGGCTTGGTCCTTATTGAATTGTTCCTGTTCCTGAATTTGCATATTTTTATCCTTCATATTTTTGCGTCTTTGGTTAGCATCTTCGTAGTAATTGTCGTTTTTCACCGACATATTACAACAACTACTGACATCAGCGAAATAAACTTCCGATTCGGTCGGTTCCATAATTTTACCGTTCATAGCATCAGCCTCTAGAGCTTCGACCGTCTGAAAACCAGTGTTTTCAACGCCCGCCTTTATCCTCTTGCTTTTAGCATGAATCTGCGCCGGCTGACTACTACAACTTGGTTCGTTACTTGGCAGAGAAGGTTCGTTATATTCATTCTCGGAAGTTTCGACGGAGTTTTGTTGACCATTCGACGATTTAGCGTTGAACACATTCTGCACATTCACTCGTGCGGCCGGTTGATTAGGACCGATACTTTTCGCCCCTGCTTCTACACGCTTTTTAGTCTTTCTCAGCGGTAAGGTATTCGAGAATCGATCTCTTGGACCATCACTATCCGATGGGGTGTTTTCATAGTTATCTTTCGCTGGTTTGAATGCTTGACGTTTCCCAGGATTCCGGAAACCATTTTGTTGAGTTGAACCATTAAACTGATGATTCGCGTGGCTCTCGGAAGCCATTGGGTGTTGGTGACATTCCAAAATAGCGATGTTGGTGGGCGGTGCGTTGGTTTCGCCCATTGGCTGGCATTGAGTTGGATGGATATACTGATAGCGGCCTCTTCGGGCTGGACTGTTTGGATCACTATATGGTGGAGGTGGTCCCCATATACCATACTGTTGCTCGATCACGTTATACCGAGGTTGGTTATTCGCTATAGACGTCGGATCCGCACCATTGGTTCTATTCGAAAACCCATACTGAGAATCGGGACTGTGGGGAGACATCCGTTGGGAATCATTCCGTTGCCACGGCATCCGTGGCCAGCTCCAGCCCGGCATTCTTCGTCCGTTTTGGTTCATCCGGTTCCCTCCGGCGGCTTCCTCACCCCCAGGGTTAGGCGAATAAAAATTCCCCGCCTGTCCAGGGGCCCAAAATCGCTGATCTCCCTCCCACGGGTATGCCGACGGCATCACGTTTCTATGAGCATGGCATTGCTCACAACAACGACAATTTCCATTTCGGGCTCCTCCCAGCATCGACCCGGAAGGTAGCACTGACGGACCCGGTTGGCCAGAGTACAACGACCGGCACCTCAGCTCCAATTGTTCCCAGTACATCTTCTTACGTTCGTGGCTTAACAGTTGATAGACTAGCATGCAGCTGAAAACCGCCACAAGGACTCCGGCGACCGAGAGGCCAAATACGGCCCTCAGGCAGGAATACAAAGCCCCGTGGACAACCCCGCAGTCCGAGGTGGAATCGAACACGAAGCGAACGTTGTCGTCGATTCCTTCCGCCTGCTTCTCAGCTGTTACCGAGTAGCACGTACAGGTGCGAGTCTTCTGGGTGTATTCGCACTCGCGGAGTACCTGAAGCCGGCTCATGTGCAACACCGTGGTGGTAACCGTAACCAGTGCACACGTGAGGGCCGATGCGAGTCCACAGGCCCCGGAGAGTTTTATCTGAGGAAGGAAGAGAAGAATgttgatttaaaaaaacaaaagctCTTATTATGGGGCATTCATAGTTCATACTAGGTTCCATACAGAAGAAAATGGCAGTCAGATTAGTTTCTTTCATTTTCAACTTCCGACATTACCAGCGTACCCAATACCAGATCCTACATTATGGATATGTGCATTAAGCACTATATGATTAGACAACAATATTTCTAATAAAATATCTATCGACGTTTAAAACTTAAGAAGGGATTGATAATAGTTTATGCAGAGAAATAATCCCGTAACGACATTTCAAATTATCACAAAAAATCCGGTAATGATTATCaagataacacgtacacgctgTAGCCTAAACAATGGATTGAGAGCAacgaaaaaaccttttttttcaattcacaaGTATGGATTTCATTTCAAGTACGGATTCTCAGGTTTAATAACGCGCttcgaaaatataaattatgaatgaaaatttactttccgCATCAAGTATGAATACCAAGTATtgtaaaacatgttatttgcaagtgattaatGATTCTTGAGGTTGGTAAACcactggactaagcgtaccatcggtacttcgcgtacctgcaggtataaaatagaccccattcgtggtccttagctttttgtccagtaactcctatccctacctccccgcggtgtcggctggggtacgagtaactatagtgaagatcgggtaaccaaccccggtgggatcttggtcgtatgctgacagggaagggggcctatccgagcgtctgttcaccatggaggtgcaGCTCAAAACAGCGTCAGAGGCGGTTGATccctgtcttcgtgccagcggggactcaAAAAAGAGCTGCGCACGTCGGTCCTACCGGCGAGACAGGAGGTTGGGAGCAGGCCCAACAAGCCGCCctataaaaacaaaaagttacAAATAACACAGAAGTAAATACGGATCGGAACAATCGGCAAAGACCTAGGCGACGAAATGAGGACtacgattggaaactcggaacatggaactgtaAATCGCTATGCTTCTCAGAATGTGATAGGATAATATACGACGAACTCCAACCCCGTAACTTCGGAGTAGTAGCGCTGCAGGAACATTCTACCAGAGTAGTGGTACAACCTACGAGCTTGGAGCTGCCTTTGTAGTATATTGTAGTAGGATACGCCAACGCGTAATCGGCTGGCTGGATATGTAAACTGAGGATCAAGGGCCGTTTCTTCCACTACAGCATCATCAACGTACA
The Toxorhynchites rutilus septentrionalis strain SRP chromosome 2, ASM2978413v1, whole genome shotgun sequence genome window above contains:
- the LOC129766708 gene encoding uncharacterized protein LOC129766708 isoform X1; this encodes MTVQSNLDSPQLHHRAAMDRYHQHHDPAYNITSAETDDYNSDNSIAVLQHHHRYMPSSSSSCDNTKQHPMQCSSVHGSCDENTPSVLDINIDNKKITLSNPNNSRLNSPARFENERKYTNHIEVYSDSTNKLEEEISEDDRGPPLPPRPAPRTRTLQRVESAPTASGVRKYVIWCLICGGISCLLGILFLGIYFLLRSYTSTVGYFETVPTFVPATLLMVTGICIMSLARRRNRYSYLIKLSGACGLASALTCALVTVTTTVLHMSRLQVLRECEYTQKTRTCTCYSVTAEKQAEGIDDNVRFVFDSTSDCGVVHGALYSCLRAVFGLSVAGVLVAVFSCMLVYQLLSHERKKMYWEQLELRCRSLYSGQPGPSVLPSGSMLGGARNGNCRCCEQCHAHRNVMPSAYPWEGDQRFWAPGQAGNFYSPNPGGEEAAGGNRMNQNGRRMPGWSWPRMPWQRNDSQRMSPHSPDSQYGFSNRTNGADPTSIANNQPRYNVIEQQYGIWGPPPPYSDPNSPARRGRYQYIHPTQCQPMGETNAPPTNIAILECHQHPMASESHANHQFNGSTQQNGFRNPGKRQAFKPAKDNYENTPSDSDGPRDRFSNTLPLRKTKKRVEAGAKSIGPNQPAARVNVQNVFNAKSSNGQQNSVETSENEYNEPSLPSNEPSCSSQPAQIHAKSKRIKAGVENTGFQTVEALEADAMNGKIMEPTESEVYFADVSSCCNMSVKNDNYYEDANQRRKNMKDKNMQIQEQEQFNKDQADEYIAQRFGKREPSVRSRLPFPQIIPEAYEKPMVMPRPSLIHKDISRQSMCSVESGEKTDYTDLSPATPSTNFPSVTYPQQEFNNNFNVPNQSNGSSSTGGGHPNVPVDFLSEPNSSNFIASYPYSSNEQSQEAHRRSTKNLQDIFLAPDSQYEVIKDTSKYNESTPLTLSYMTQQDMSAQFAYLPSKLPPPPQSRDHVSFQQQQQQQQQQTSQQLKPKSPKNLNITPIKRQSLGTNISSIIQNLSGSESGLLYPDGRHSHSQGSPGLQVASGGSSSNSAGAGSSGLRDVECNNNQGVLEDDGNGSSSNDENDASDLGDRQRL
- the LOC129766708 gene encoding uncharacterized protein LOC129766708 isoform X4, coding for MHGYPFMQVVQYSVPTCTWAPPPVEPPRPPSVTAAPTASGVRKYVIWCLICGGISCLLGILFLGIYFLLRSYTSTVGYFETVPTFVPATLLMVTGICIMSLARRRNRYSYLIKLSGACGLASALTCALVTVTTTVLHMSRLQVLRECEYTQKTRTCTCYSVTAEKQAEGIDDNVRFVFDSTSDCGVVHGALYSCLRAVFGLSVAGVLVAVFSCMLVYQLLSHERKKMYWEQLELRCRSLYSGQPGPSVLPSGSMLGGARNGNCRCCEQCHAHRNVMPSAYPWEGDQRFWAPGQAGNFYSPNPGGEEAAGGNRMNQNGRRMPGWSWPRMPWQRNDSQRMSPHSPDSQYGFSNRTNGADPTSIANNQPRYNVIEQQYGIWGPPPPYSDPNSPARRGRYQYIHPTQCQPMGETNAPPTNIAILECHQHPMASESHANHQFNGSTQQNGFRNPGKRQAFKPAKDNYENTPSDSDGPRDRFSNTLPLRKTKKRVEAGAKSIGPNQPAARVNVQNVFNAKSSNGQQNSVETSENEYNEPSLPSNEPSCSSQPAQIHAKSKRIKAGVENTGFQTVEALEADAMNGKIMEPTESEVYFADVSSCCNMSVKNDNYYEDANQRRKNMKDKNMQIQEQEQFNKDQADEYIAQRFGKREPSVRSRLPFPQIIPEAYEKPMVMPRPSLIHKDISRQSMCSVESGEKTDYTDLSPATPSTNFPSVTYPQQEFNNNFNVPNQSNGSSSTGGGHPNVPVDFLSEPNSSNFIASYPYSSNEQSQEAHRRSTKNLQDIFLAPDSQYEVIKDTSKYNESTPLTLSYMTQQDMSAQFAYLPSKLPPPPQSRDHVSFQQQQQQQQQQTSQQLKPKSPKNLNITPIKRQSLGTNISSIIQNLSGSESGLLYPDGRHSHSQGSPGLQVASGGSSSNSAGAGSSGLRDVECNNNQGVLEDDGNGSSSNDENDASDLGDRQRL
- the LOC129766708 gene encoding uncharacterized protein LOC129766708 isoform X2, with protein sequence MTVQSNLDSPQLHHRAAMDRYHQHHDPAYNITSAETDDYNSDNSIAVLQHHHRYMPSSSSSCDNTKQHPMQCSSVHGSCDENTPSVLDINIDNKKITLSNPNNSRLNSPARFENERKYTNHIEVYSDSTNKLEEEISEDDRGPPLPPRPAPRTRTLQRVESAPTASGVRKYVIWCLICGGISCLLGILFLGIYFLLRSYTSTVGYFETVPTFVPATLLMVTGICIMSLARRRNRYSYLIKLSGACGLASALTCALVTVTTTVLHMSRLQVLRECEYTQKTRTCTCYSVTAEKQAEGIDDNVRFVFDSTSDCGVVHGALYSCLRAVFGLSVAGVLVAVFSCMLVYQLLSHERKKMYWEQLELRCRSLYSGQPGPSVLPSGSMLGGARNGNCRCCEQCHAHRNVMPSAYPWEGDQRFWAPGQAGNFYSPNPGGEEAAGGNRMNQNGRRMPGWSWPRMPWQRNDSQRMSPHSPDSQYGFSNRTNGADPTSIANNQPRYNVIEQQYGIWGPPPPYSDPNSPARRGRYQYIHPTQCQPMGETNAPPTNIAILECHQHPMASESHANHQFNGSTQQNGFRNPGKRQAFKPAKDNYENTPSDSDGPRDRFSNTLPLRKTKKRVEAGAKSIGPNQPAARVNVQNVFNAKSSNGQQNSVETSENEYNEPSLPSNEPSCSSQPAQIHAKSKRIKAGVENTGFQTVEALEADAMNGKIMEPTESEVYFADVSSCCNMSVKNDNYYEDANQRRKNMKDKNMQIQEQEQFNKDQADEYIAQRFGKREPSVRSRLPFPQIIPEAYEKPMVMPRPSLIHKDISRQSMCSVESGEKTDYTDLSPATPSTNFPSVTYPQQEFNNNFNVPNQSNGSSSTGGGHPNVPVDFLSEPNSSNFIASYPYSSNEQSQEAHRRSTKNLQDIFLAPDSQYEQDMSAQFAYLPSKLPPPPQSRDHVSFQQQQQQQQQQTSQQLKPKSPKNLNITPIKRQSLGTNISSIIQNLSGSESGLLYPDGRHSHSQGSPGLQVASGGSSSNSAGAGSSGLRDVECNNNQGVLEDDGNGSSSNDENDASDLGDRQRL
- the LOC129766708 gene encoding uncharacterized protein LOC129766708 isoform X3; its protein translation is MTVQSNLDSPQLHHRAAMDRYHQHHDPAYNITSAETDDYNSDNSIAVLQHHHRYMPSSSSSCDNTKQHPMQCSSVHGSCDENTPSVLDINIDNKKITLSNPNNSRLNSPARFENERKYTNHIEVYSDSTNKLEEEISEDDRGPPLPPRPAPRTRTLQRVESAPTASGVRKYVIWCLICGGISCLLGILFLGIYFLLRSYTSTVGYFETVPTFVPATLLMVTGICIMSLARRRNRYSYLIKLSGACGLASALTCALVTVTTTVLHMSRLQVLRECEYTQKTRTCTCYSVTAEKQAEGIDDNVRFVFDSTSDCGVVHGALYSCLRAVFGLSVAGVLVAVFSCMLVYQLLSHERKKMYWEQLELRCRSLYSGQPGPSVLPSGSMLGGARNGNCRCCEQCHAHRNVMPSAYPWEGDQRFWAPGQAGNFYSPNPGGEEAAGGNRMNQNGRRMPGWSWPRMPWQRNDSQRMSPHSPDSQYGFSNRTNGADPTSIANNQPRYNVIEQQYGIWGPPPPYSDPNSPARRGRYQYIHPTQCQPMGETNAPPTNIAILECHQHPMASESHANHQFNGSTQQNGFRNPGKRQAFKPAKDNYENTPSDSDGPRDRFSNTLPLRKTKKRVEAGAKSIGPNQPAARVNVQNVFNAKSSNGQQNSVETSENEYNEPSLPSNEPSCSSQPAQIHAKSKRIKAGVENTGFQTVEALEADAMNGKIMEPTESEVYFADVSSCCNMSVKNDNYYEDANQRRKNMKDKNMQIQEQEQFNKDQADEYIAQRFGKREPSVRSRLPFPQIIPEAYEKPMVMPRPSLIHKDISRQSMCSVESGEKTDYTDLSPATPSTNFPSVTYPQQEFNNNFNVPNQSNGSSSTGGGHPNVPVDFLSEPNSSNFIASYPYSSNEQSQEAHRRSTKNLQDIFLAPDSQYEDMSAQFAYLPSKLPPPPQSRDHVSFQQQQQQQQQQTSQQLKPKSPKNLNITPIKRQSLGTNISSIIQNLSGSESGLLYPDGRHSHSQGSPGLQVASGGSSSNSAGAGSSGLRDVECNNNQGVLEDDGNGSSSNDENDASDLGDRQRL